A stretch of Megalobrama amblycephala isolate DHTTF-2021 linkage group LG14, ASM1881202v1, whole genome shotgun sequence DNA encodes these proteins:
- the LOC125246089 gene encoding NACHT, LRR and PYD domains-containing protein 3-like isoform X3, whose product MASVQDLLEKSLNELLEAELKKFRWHLKNDHKSISMSDVEKADILDTVDKMVARFGPEEAVKNTVEILRKMNQNNLAEQLENKHKQDQAKENTMTSAPVGAPSKEKCGSTADNSQDALRDFKDSSLRLKNKLKREYKQILVGNSQTGHREYLNDIYTDLYVVENETGGQVNDHEVIQIQSNHNRLTAKETPIKCNDMFKIQCDTGRQNGKILTIGIAGVGKTVSINKFILDWAEGKENQDIVFIFPLPFRRLNLIKEEYSLVGLLNKYFFRSPEELSSLPGDDGKVMFIFDGLDECRFPLNFKEDDAFIDFKEKTTVSKIITNLIKAHLVPSALIWITSRPAAAGLIPRDYIDKVTEVRGFNDEQKEQYFKNNSSPEVSENIIRYIRKSRTLHIMCHIPVFCWISLTVLEPLLAQESNDKSPTTLTGMYTNFLLTQQEQMEKKYKDNHEPIAKVESFDQIILKLGKLAFQQLEKGQLIFYKEDLEECGLDVSEGTLYSGLCTRMFQEEKVSARNVYSFVHLSVQEFLAALYVFLISKNKKENPFVESWRENLTWKLSKQPLFQLHKAAINKALQSENGHLDLFLRFFLGLSMESNQRDLKVMLPKLKLKTENVKDTVDYIKQKIEMEKSVERTNNLFHCLSELKDDFVEEIQKNLNSGNLSAQNLSSVQWSSLVFLLLMSEEAQEKFELQKYRRSDEALMRLLPVIKNTKRALLQCCNLTAQCCESLSSLLQSSNCVLRELDLSNNDLQDLGVKLLSDGLKSPACQLEILRFSICNLTAQCCENLSSVLQSSNCVLRELDLSNNDLQDLGVKLLSDGLKSPNCKLEILRLSGCMLTEEGCRYVSSALSSNSSHLRELDLSYNHPEDSGVKLLTDTLIHQNCPLDKLKAKFHTRTSLQPVPLHQRLTSGFMHALHANC is encoded by the exons ATGGCATCTGTTCAAGATCTGCTTGAGAAATCACTGAATGAACTGTTAGAAGCTGAACTGAAGAAGTTTCGGTGGCACTTAAAGAATGATCATAAGTCTATATCAATGTCTGATGTGGAGAAAGCAGATATCTTAGACACAGTGGATAAGATGGTAGCACGTTTTGGACCAGAAGAAGCTGTGAAGAACACAGTGGAGATCCTGAGGAAGATGAACCAGAATAATCTGGCTGAGCAGCTGgagaacaaacacaagcaag atcagGCTAAAGAAAATACGATGACATCTGCCCCCGTTGGAGCTCCTTCTAAAGAGAAATGtg GCTCAACTGCAGACAACAGTCAAGATGCTCTTCGTGATTTCAAAGATTCCAGCCTCAGACTGAAGAACAAATTAAAACGGGAATACAAGCAGATATTGGTTGGTAATTCACAGACAGGTCATCGGGAATACCTGAACGATATTTACACTGATTTATATGTGGTGGAGAATGAGACCGGAGGACAAGTGAATGACCATGAGGTGATACAGATCCAATCAAATCACAACCGATTGACTGCCAAGGAGACACCAATCAAGTGTAATGACATGTTTAAAATCCAGTGTGACACTGGTCGACAAAATGGAAAAATACTGACAATAGGGATTGCAGGAGTGGGAAAAACTGTCTCTATCAATAAATTCATCCTTGACTGggctgaaggaaaagaaaaCCAGGATATAGTCTTCATATTTCCACTTCCATTCCGTAGACTTAATTTGATTAAAGAAGAGTACAGTCTCGTGGGACTGCTTAACAAATACTTCTTTAGGAGTCCTGAAGAACTGTCCTCTCTTCCTGGAGATGATGGTAAGgtcatgttcatctttgatgggtTGGATGAATGTCGCTTCCCTCTGAACTTTAAAGAGGATGACgcatttatagattttaaagaaaaaacaactgTGAGTAAGATAATTACAAACCTTATCAAGGCACATCTggttccctctgctctcatctggatcacatccagaccagcagcagctggTCTCATACCCCGAGACTACATTGATAAAGTGACAGAAGTGCGAGGATTTAACGATGAGCAGAAAGAGCAATACTTCAAAAATAACAGCAGTCCTGAGGTTTCTGAAAACATTATCCGTTATATAAGGAAATCCAGGACCTTgcacatcatgtgccacatccctgtcttctgctggatctctcTCACTGTTCTTGAGCCTCTACTGGCTCAAGAGAGCAATGACAAATCTCCCACAACTCTCACAGGGATGTACACAAACTTCTTACTTACTCAGCAGGaacagatggaaaaaaaatacaaagataATCATGAACCTATAGCCAAAGTTGAGTCTTTTGATCAGATTATTCTAAAGCTTGGGAAACTGGCCTTTCAACAGCTGGAGAAAGGTCAACTGATTTTCTACAAAGAAGATCTTGAGGAATGTGGACTAGATGTCAGTGAAGGGACATTGTACTCAGGGCTTTGCACCCGGATGTTTCAGGAGGAAAAGGTTTCAGCAAGAAACGTTTACAGCTTCGTACATCTCAGCGTACAGGAATTTCTTGCTGCTCTCTACGTGTTTTTGATTAgcaaaaacaagaaagaaaaccCATTTGTGGAATCCTGGAGAGAGAACCTGACATGGAAACTCTCCAAACAGCCACTGTTTCAGCTTCATAAGGCTGCGATCAACAAGGCTTTACAAAGCGAGAATGGACACCTGGACCTTTTCCTTCGGTTCTTTCTGGGTCTCTCTATGGAATCCAATCAGAGAGACCTAAAGGTAATGCTGccaaaactgaaactaaaaacaGAGAATGTTAAAGACACTGTTGACTATATCAAACAGAAAATAGAGATGGAAAAATCAGTAGAGAGGACCAACAATCTCTTCCACTGTCTGAGTGAACTGAAAGATGACTTTGTGGAAGAAATCCAGAAGAACCTGAACTCAGGAAATCTTTCAGCACAGAATCTCTCCTCTGTTCAGTGGTCTAGCCTGGTGTTTCTGCTCCTGATGTCAGAAGAAGCTCAAGAGAAGTTTGAACTGCAGAAATACAGAAGATCTGATGAAGCACTAATGAGACTGCTGCCAGTCATCAAAAACACCAAAAGAGCACT ACTACAGTGCTGTAATCTCACTGCTCAGTGTTGTGAGAGTTTGTCATCACTTTTACAATCCTCAAACTGTgttctgagagagctggatctgagtaacaatgacctgcaggatttaggagtgaagcttctttctgatggactgaagagtccaGCCTGTCAGCTGGAGATATTGAG aTTTTCCATATGTAATCTCACTGCTCAGTGTTGTGAGAATTTGTCATCAGTTTTACAATCCTCAAACTGTgttctgagagagctggacctgagtaacaatgacctgcaggatttAGGAGTGAAGCTTCtgtctgatggactgaagagtccaaactgtaagctggagatactgag ATTGTCTGGCTGCATGTTGACAGAGGAAGGCTGTCGTTATGTGTCTTCAGCCCTGAGTTCAAACTCCTCAcatctgagagagctggatctgagctacaatcacccagAAGATTCAGGAGTCAAGCTACTCACCGATACACTCATCCATCAAAACTGCCCATTGGATAAACTCAA AGCAAAGTTCCACACACGAACAAGTCTTCAGCCTGTCCCTCTCCACCAGCGTCTCACCTCTGGCTTTATGCATGCTCTCCATGCCAATTGCTGA
- the LOC125246089 gene encoding NACHT, LRR and PYD domains-containing protein 3-like isoform X1, producing the protein MASVQDLLEKSLNELLEAELKKFRWHLKNDHKSISMSDVEKADILDTVDKMVARFGPEEAVKNTVEILRKMNQNNLAEQLENKHKQDQAKENTMTSAPVGAPSKEKCGSTADNSQDALRDFKDSSLRLKNKLKREYKQILVGNSQTGHREYLNDIYTDLYVVENETGGQVNDHEVIQIQSNHNRLTAKETPIKCNDMFKIQCDTGRQNGKILTIGIAGVGKTVSINKFILDWAEGKENQDIVFIFPLPFRRLNLIKEEYSLVGLLNKYFFRSPEELSSLPGDDGKVMFIFDGLDECRFPLNFKEDDAFIDFKEKTTVSKIITNLIKAHLVPSALIWITSRPAAAGLIPRDYIDKVTEVRGFNDEQKEQYFKNNSSPEVSENIIRYIRKSRTLHIMCHIPVFCWISLTVLEPLLAQESNDKSPTTLTGMYTNFLLTQQEQMEKKYKDNHEPIAKVESFDQIILKLGKLAFQQLEKGQLIFYKEDLEECGLDVSEGTLYSGLCTRMFQEEKVSARNVYSFVHLSVQEFLAALYVFLISKNKKENPFVESWRENLTWKLSKQPLFQLHKAAINKALQSENGHLDLFLRFFLGLSMESNQRDLKVMLPKLKLKTENVKDTVDYIKQKIEMEKSVERTNNLFHCLSELKDDFVEEIQKNLNSGNLSAQNLSSVQWSSLVFLLLMSEEAQEKFELQKYRRSDEALMRLLPVIKNTKRALLQCCNLTAQCCESLSSLLQSSNCVLRELDLSNNDLQDLGVKLLSDGLKSPACQLEILRFSICNLTAQCCENLSSVLQSSNCVLRELDLSNNDLQDLGVKLLSDGLKSPNCKLEILRLSGCMLTEEGCRYVSSALSSNSSHLRELDLSYNHPEDSGVKLLTDTLIHQNCPLDKLNVDHGGEIRITAGVRKYSHQLNLDRNTVNKRLCLSERNRVITSPFSELQSYPDHPDRFDVWQVLCRESVCGRCYWEIEWSGCVHISVSYKSISRKGRGNECLFGCNDQSWSLICSSSSYTFRHNDIITNLPVKSISSRIGVYVDHSAGTLSFYSISGDTMSLIHTVQTTFTQPLYPGFSVYNGSVKLC; encoded by the exons ATGGCATCTGTTCAAGATCTGCTTGAGAAATCACTGAATGAACTGTTAGAAGCTGAACTGAAGAAGTTTCGGTGGCACTTAAAGAATGATCATAAGTCTATATCAATGTCTGATGTGGAGAAAGCAGATATCTTAGACACAGTGGATAAGATGGTAGCACGTTTTGGACCAGAAGAAGCTGTGAAGAACACAGTGGAGATCCTGAGGAAGATGAACCAGAATAATCTGGCTGAGCAGCTGgagaacaaacacaagcaag atcagGCTAAAGAAAATACGATGACATCTGCCCCCGTTGGAGCTCCTTCTAAAGAGAAATGtg GCTCAACTGCAGACAACAGTCAAGATGCTCTTCGTGATTTCAAAGATTCCAGCCTCAGACTGAAGAACAAATTAAAACGGGAATACAAGCAGATATTGGTTGGTAATTCACAGACAGGTCATCGGGAATACCTGAACGATATTTACACTGATTTATATGTGGTGGAGAATGAGACCGGAGGACAAGTGAATGACCATGAGGTGATACAGATCCAATCAAATCACAACCGATTGACTGCCAAGGAGACACCAATCAAGTGTAATGACATGTTTAAAATCCAGTGTGACACTGGTCGACAAAATGGAAAAATACTGACAATAGGGATTGCAGGAGTGGGAAAAACTGTCTCTATCAATAAATTCATCCTTGACTGggctgaaggaaaagaaaaCCAGGATATAGTCTTCATATTTCCACTTCCATTCCGTAGACTTAATTTGATTAAAGAAGAGTACAGTCTCGTGGGACTGCTTAACAAATACTTCTTTAGGAGTCCTGAAGAACTGTCCTCTCTTCCTGGAGATGATGGTAAGgtcatgttcatctttgatgggtTGGATGAATGTCGCTTCCCTCTGAACTTTAAAGAGGATGACgcatttatagattttaaagaaaaaacaactgTGAGTAAGATAATTACAAACCTTATCAAGGCACATCTggttccctctgctctcatctggatcacatccagaccagcagcagctggTCTCATACCCCGAGACTACATTGATAAAGTGACAGAAGTGCGAGGATTTAACGATGAGCAGAAAGAGCAATACTTCAAAAATAACAGCAGTCCTGAGGTTTCTGAAAACATTATCCGTTATATAAGGAAATCCAGGACCTTgcacatcatgtgccacatccctgtcttctgctggatctctcTCACTGTTCTTGAGCCTCTACTGGCTCAAGAGAGCAATGACAAATCTCCCACAACTCTCACAGGGATGTACACAAACTTCTTACTTACTCAGCAGGaacagatggaaaaaaaatacaaagataATCATGAACCTATAGCCAAAGTTGAGTCTTTTGATCAGATTATTCTAAAGCTTGGGAAACTGGCCTTTCAACAGCTGGAGAAAGGTCAACTGATTTTCTACAAAGAAGATCTTGAGGAATGTGGACTAGATGTCAGTGAAGGGACATTGTACTCAGGGCTTTGCACCCGGATGTTTCAGGAGGAAAAGGTTTCAGCAAGAAACGTTTACAGCTTCGTACATCTCAGCGTACAGGAATTTCTTGCTGCTCTCTACGTGTTTTTGATTAgcaaaaacaagaaagaaaaccCATTTGTGGAATCCTGGAGAGAGAACCTGACATGGAAACTCTCCAAACAGCCACTGTTTCAGCTTCATAAGGCTGCGATCAACAAGGCTTTACAAAGCGAGAATGGACACCTGGACCTTTTCCTTCGGTTCTTTCTGGGTCTCTCTATGGAATCCAATCAGAGAGACCTAAAGGTAATGCTGccaaaactgaaactaaaaacaGAGAATGTTAAAGACACTGTTGACTATATCAAACAGAAAATAGAGATGGAAAAATCAGTAGAGAGGACCAACAATCTCTTCCACTGTCTGAGTGAACTGAAAGATGACTTTGTGGAAGAAATCCAGAAGAACCTGAACTCAGGAAATCTTTCAGCACAGAATCTCTCCTCTGTTCAGTGGTCTAGCCTGGTGTTTCTGCTCCTGATGTCAGAAGAAGCTCAAGAGAAGTTTGAACTGCAGAAATACAGAAGATCTGATGAAGCACTAATGAGACTGCTGCCAGTCATCAAAAACACCAAAAGAGCACT ACTACAGTGCTGTAATCTCACTGCTCAGTGTTGTGAGAGTTTGTCATCACTTTTACAATCCTCAAACTGTgttctgagagagctggatctgagtaacaatgacctgcaggatttaggagtgaagcttctttctgatggactgaagagtccaGCCTGTCAGCTGGAGATATTGAG aTTTTCCATATGTAATCTCACTGCTCAGTGTTGTGAGAATTTGTCATCAGTTTTACAATCCTCAAACTGTgttctgagagagctggacctgagtaacaatgacctgcaggatttAGGAGTGAAGCTTCtgtctgatggactgaagagtccaaactgtaagctggagatactgag ATTGTCTGGCTGCATGTTGACAGAGGAAGGCTGTCGTTATGTGTCTTCAGCCCTGAGTTCAAACTCCTCAcatctgagagagctggatctgagctacaatcacccagAAGATTCAGGAGTCAAGCTACTCACCGATACACTCATCCATCAAAACTGCCCATTGGATAAACTCAA TGTGGATCACGGGGGAGAGATCAGGATTACAGCAGGAGTACGCAAAT attcccatcagctcAATCTGGATCggaacacagtgaataaacgcCTCTGTCTGTCTGAGAGAAACAGAGTGATTACTAGCCCTTTCTCAGAGCTTcagtcgtatcctgatcatccagacagatttgatgtgtggcaggtgttgtgtagagagagtgtgtgtggacgctgttactgggagattgagtggagtggatGTGTgcatatatcagtgtcatataagagcatcagcaggaagggacggggtaatgagtgtttgtttggatgtaatgatcagtcctggagtttgatctgctcttcctccagttACACATTCAGACACAATGACATAATTACTAATCTTCCAGTAAAGTCCATTAGcagtagaataggagtgtatgtggatcacagtgcaggaactctgtccttctacagcatctctggagacacaatgagcctcatccacacagtccagaccacattcactcaaccgctctatcctgggtttagtGTTTATAATggatcagtgaaactgtgttga
- the LOC125246089 gene encoding NACHT, LRR and PYD domains-containing protein 3-like isoform X4 has product MASVQDLLEKSLNELLEAELKKFRWHLKNDHKSISMSDVEKADILDTVDKMVARFGPEEAVKNTVEILRKMNQNNLAEQLENKHKQDQAKENTMTSAPVGAPSKEKCGSTADNSQDALRDFKDSSLRLKNKLKREYKQILVGNSQTGHREYLNDIYTDLYVVENETGGQVNDHEVIQIQSNHNRLTAKETPIKCNDMFKIQCDTGRQNGKILTIGIAGVGKTVSINKFILDWAEGKENQDIVFIFPLPFRRLNLIKEEYSLVGLLNKYFFRSPEELSSLPGDDGKVMFIFDGLDECRFPLNFKEDDAFIDFKEKTTVSKIITNLIKAHLVPSALIWITSRPAAAGLIPRDYIDKVTEVRGFNDEQKEQYFKNNSSPEVSENIIRYIRKSRTLHIMCHIPVFCWISLTVLEPLLAQESNDKSPTTLTGMYTNFLLTQQEQMEKKYKDNHEPIAKVESFDQIILKLGKLAFQQLEKGQLIFYKEDLEECGLDVSEGTLYSGLCTRMFQEEKVSARNVYSFVHLSVQEFLAALYVFLISKNKKENPFVESWRENLTWKLSKQPLFQLHKAAINKALQSENGHLDLFLRFFLGLSMESNQRDLKVMLPKLKLKTENVKDTVDYIKQKIEMEKSVERTNNLFHCLSELKDDFVEEIQKNLNSGNLSAQNLSSVQWSSLVFLLLMSEEAQEKFELQKYRRSDEALMRLLPVIKNTKRALLQCCNLTAQCCESLSSLLQSSNCVLRELDLSNNDLQDLGVKLLSDGLKSPACQLEILRFSICNLTAQCCENLSSVLQSSNCVLRELDLSNNDLQDLGVKLLSDGLKSPNCKLEILRLSGCMLTEEGCRYVSSALSSNSSHLRELDLSYNHPEDSGVKLLTDTLIHQNCPLDKLNVDHGGEIRITAGVRKCTSTHTLTLSLSLF; this is encoded by the exons ATGGCATCTGTTCAAGATCTGCTTGAGAAATCACTGAATGAACTGTTAGAAGCTGAACTGAAGAAGTTTCGGTGGCACTTAAAGAATGATCATAAGTCTATATCAATGTCTGATGTGGAGAAAGCAGATATCTTAGACACAGTGGATAAGATGGTAGCACGTTTTGGACCAGAAGAAGCTGTGAAGAACACAGTGGAGATCCTGAGGAAGATGAACCAGAATAATCTGGCTGAGCAGCTGgagaacaaacacaagcaag atcagGCTAAAGAAAATACGATGACATCTGCCCCCGTTGGAGCTCCTTCTAAAGAGAAATGtg GCTCAACTGCAGACAACAGTCAAGATGCTCTTCGTGATTTCAAAGATTCCAGCCTCAGACTGAAGAACAAATTAAAACGGGAATACAAGCAGATATTGGTTGGTAATTCACAGACAGGTCATCGGGAATACCTGAACGATATTTACACTGATTTATATGTGGTGGAGAATGAGACCGGAGGACAAGTGAATGACCATGAGGTGATACAGATCCAATCAAATCACAACCGATTGACTGCCAAGGAGACACCAATCAAGTGTAATGACATGTTTAAAATCCAGTGTGACACTGGTCGACAAAATGGAAAAATACTGACAATAGGGATTGCAGGAGTGGGAAAAACTGTCTCTATCAATAAATTCATCCTTGACTGggctgaaggaaaagaaaaCCAGGATATAGTCTTCATATTTCCACTTCCATTCCGTAGACTTAATTTGATTAAAGAAGAGTACAGTCTCGTGGGACTGCTTAACAAATACTTCTTTAGGAGTCCTGAAGAACTGTCCTCTCTTCCTGGAGATGATGGTAAGgtcatgttcatctttgatgggtTGGATGAATGTCGCTTCCCTCTGAACTTTAAAGAGGATGACgcatttatagattttaaagaaaaaacaactgTGAGTAAGATAATTACAAACCTTATCAAGGCACATCTggttccctctgctctcatctggatcacatccagaccagcagcagctggTCTCATACCCCGAGACTACATTGATAAAGTGACAGAAGTGCGAGGATTTAACGATGAGCAGAAAGAGCAATACTTCAAAAATAACAGCAGTCCTGAGGTTTCTGAAAACATTATCCGTTATATAAGGAAATCCAGGACCTTgcacatcatgtgccacatccctgtcttctgctggatctctcTCACTGTTCTTGAGCCTCTACTGGCTCAAGAGAGCAATGACAAATCTCCCACAACTCTCACAGGGATGTACACAAACTTCTTACTTACTCAGCAGGaacagatggaaaaaaaatacaaagataATCATGAACCTATAGCCAAAGTTGAGTCTTTTGATCAGATTATTCTAAAGCTTGGGAAACTGGCCTTTCAACAGCTGGAGAAAGGTCAACTGATTTTCTACAAAGAAGATCTTGAGGAATGTGGACTAGATGTCAGTGAAGGGACATTGTACTCAGGGCTTTGCACCCGGATGTTTCAGGAGGAAAAGGTTTCAGCAAGAAACGTTTACAGCTTCGTACATCTCAGCGTACAGGAATTTCTTGCTGCTCTCTACGTGTTTTTGATTAgcaaaaacaagaaagaaaaccCATTTGTGGAATCCTGGAGAGAGAACCTGACATGGAAACTCTCCAAACAGCCACTGTTTCAGCTTCATAAGGCTGCGATCAACAAGGCTTTACAAAGCGAGAATGGACACCTGGACCTTTTCCTTCGGTTCTTTCTGGGTCTCTCTATGGAATCCAATCAGAGAGACCTAAAGGTAATGCTGccaaaactgaaactaaaaacaGAGAATGTTAAAGACACTGTTGACTATATCAAACAGAAAATAGAGATGGAAAAATCAGTAGAGAGGACCAACAATCTCTTCCACTGTCTGAGTGAACTGAAAGATGACTTTGTGGAAGAAATCCAGAAGAACCTGAACTCAGGAAATCTTTCAGCACAGAATCTCTCCTCTGTTCAGTGGTCTAGCCTGGTGTTTCTGCTCCTGATGTCAGAAGAAGCTCAAGAGAAGTTTGAACTGCAGAAATACAGAAGATCTGATGAAGCACTAATGAGACTGCTGCCAGTCATCAAAAACACCAAAAGAGCACT ACTACAGTGCTGTAATCTCACTGCTCAGTGTTGTGAGAGTTTGTCATCACTTTTACAATCCTCAAACTGTgttctgagagagctggatctgagtaacaatgacctgcaggatttaggagtgaagcttctttctgatggactgaagagtccaGCCTGTCAGCTGGAGATATTGAG aTTTTCCATATGTAATCTCACTGCTCAGTGTTGTGAGAATTTGTCATCAGTTTTACAATCCTCAAACTGTgttctgagagagctggacctgagtaacaatgacctgcaggatttAGGAGTGAAGCTTCtgtctgatggactgaagagtccaaactgtaagctggagatactgag ATTGTCTGGCTGCATGTTGACAGAGGAAGGCTGTCGTTATGTGTCTTCAGCCCTGAGTTCAAACTCCTCAcatctgagagagctggatctgagctacaatcacccagAAGATTCAGGAGTCAAGCTACTCACCGATACACTCATCCATCAAAACTGCCCATTGGATAAACTCAA TGTGGATCACGGGGGAGAGATCAGGATTACAGCAGGAGTACGCAAATGTACGtctacacacactctcacactttctctttctctcttctga